In Tessaracoccus flavus, the following are encoded in one genomic region:
- the galE gene encoding UDP-glucose 4-epimerase GalE, whose product MRVLVTGGAGYIGSHTTLALLREGHDVLVVDDLSNSSEESLRRVADLAGREASFVEANVRDEEKLGAAFADFKPDAVIHFAGWKAVGESTEIPLTYYRENLGSTIALLETMAKHDCHRIVFSSSATVYGEMSEPPFTEDAQTGATNPYGRTKHMLEQILEDAAAADPKLAVAVLRYFNPIGADESGRIGEDPKGIPNNLLPFVAQVAAGRREKLMVFGDDYNTADGTGARDYIHVVDLAAGHLAALEYLTGNSGYHVWNLGTGNPSTVLEIVKAFEEASGKEIPYEVVARRPGDVAASYANVDKAHRELGWSAEKTVADACADTYRWQSNNPNGFAG is encoded by the coding sequence ATGCGCGTTCTCGTCACCGGCGGAGCCGGCTACATCGGCTCCCACACCACCTTGGCCCTCCTCCGAGAAGGACACGACGTCCTGGTGGTCGACGACCTGTCCAACTCCTCCGAAGAGTCGCTCCGCCGCGTGGCTGACCTGGCCGGGCGTGAGGCCAGCTTCGTCGAGGCCAACGTGCGCGATGAGGAGAAGCTCGGCGCGGCGTTCGCCGACTTCAAGCCCGACGCCGTCATCCACTTCGCGGGCTGGAAGGCCGTCGGCGAATCCACCGAGATCCCGCTGACGTACTACCGCGAGAACCTCGGCTCCACGATCGCCCTGCTCGAAACCATGGCGAAGCACGACTGCCACCGCATCGTGTTCAGCTCGTCGGCCACCGTCTACGGCGAGATGTCCGAGCCCCCGTTTACCGAAGACGCCCAGACGGGCGCCACCAACCCGTACGGCCGAACCAAGCACATGCTCGAGCAGATCCTCGAAGACGCGGCCGCCGCCGACCCGAAGCTCGCCGTCGCGGTGCTGCGCTACTTCAACCCCATCGGGGCCGACGAGTCCGGCCGAATCGGCGAGGACCCGAAGGGCATCCCGAACAACCTGCTCCCGTTCGTCGCGCAGGTCGCGGCGGGGCGACGCGAGAAGCTCATGGTGTTCGGCGACGACTACAACACAGCCGACGGCACCGGCGCGCGTGACTACATCCACGTCGTCGACCTGGCCGCCGGTCACCTCGCCGCGCTCGAGTACCTGACGGGGAACTCGGGCTACCACGTCTGGAACCTCGGCACCGGCAACCCATCCACGGTGCTCGAGATCGTCAAGGCCTTCGAGGAGGCCTCCGGCAAGGAGATCCCGTACGAGGTCGTCGCCAGGCGACCCGGCGACGTCGCTGCGTCGTACGCCAACGTCGACAAGGCGCACCGCGAACTCGGCTGGAGCGCCGAGAAGACCGTGGCCGACGCGTGCGCGGACACCTACCGCTGGCAATCGAACAACCCCAACGGGTTCGCCGGCTGA